The Purpureocillium takamizusanense chromosome 11, complete sequence region GTCGAGTCCGGTCCGGTGAAGAGGGTGCCCTCTTTGTTGGCGCTGCTTGGCTTGACGGAGAATGACAGCGTGTAGTCTCTGCCCTTGCTCTTGAGCGGGGTCTCGATGTGACATCTGCCCGAGAAGGAGAGTGTCGAGCCGTTGATCTTGCAGCCCTCGCCGTGTATACGGCCGTGGTAATCGTTGCCCGATCGGTCCCTGACAAAGGTAGAGTCCTTTCCGCAGTTGGAAAAGCGGTAGTCCAAGACGACGTCAGTCTTTGAGGGGACCGTTCTTTCGAGATTCTGACCCGGAACGACCGCGCGTAGAGCATCGATGATGCCATCGTACTGGTCTTCTGTCAACTCCCCCCCCCACTGCTTGTCGCCCAGTGCGGGGACATCGCGCAACGTCCTGTACGCCTCGAGCACCGTAGTGCCGTTGGGGCCCCAGTCGTTCCAGAGAGCGACGAGATGTccctgcacggcggcgctgtccCTCGGCGGGTTGTTGGTTGCGTTTTTGACGTCAAAGATGTTTGGCGAGAAGGGCCCCCCCGTCGCGGGGTTGCCGCCCTTGAATGCCTGGGACTTtttcagcggcggcgggtaggACGCCGAATACTTGTTGACGACGTAGAAGGAGTTGTCGGCGTTGAGCACCTGGTATCCGTTGTTGACGAAGTCGAAAAGCGCGTTGTCCATGCGTGACGACCAGTGTTGGATGACGACGTCCTTGGAGACGTTGGCGCCCTGCTTGGGCGTAAAGGTGCCCCAGATGCGCATGTCCTTGCCCGACTCCTCCTTGATGAAGGATGCCATCTCGTTGACAAAGTACGTATAATCGGCGACAAGGGCCTCGTCGTATTCGTCAGCCCCAATATGCACCACCTTGGAGTGAAACCACGGCAGAAACGTCTTCCAGATGGTCTTCATCGTGGGGATCGTGTCCGGGTGCGTAATGTTGAGCATGCTAAGGTCCTCGAGGCCTATCTGGTTGCGCCACTTGACAATGGCCAAAGCATGGCCGGGGGCCTCAATCTCAGGCACGACGgtgacgccgcgccgcgcgcaccgccgctgcaggtcgtcgagctcgtcgcgcgtGTACGACTCGTTGCGGCGGTCGTTGAGTCCCGCCacggccgggtcgtcggACCACGGACGGAACGCCGAGTAGAGGCTCATCGTTCGCTCGCGCGAGTACCGCTGCGGGTAGTTGTTGAGGTTGTCGCTCATGTGCAGCTGCAGGGTGTTTTGCTTGAAGAAGGACAGGTACGCGCACATTTCCACGATGAAGTCTGGCGGGTAGAAgtgacgcccgccgtcgagctaTACGAACGAGCAAGTCGTTGCGCGTGTAAGTCAGTGACAAGCATGCGGCAGGGTTTCCGTCGGGGGTACCAGCGCAAGGTAAGTGATGCCTCACCATGATGCCCCGGTAGGCCCATCCGGGCGCGTCAACGCCCTCCCCGTGGGCGACATTCTTGTCGTTGAGAGCTGCGGTCTGCAGGACGGAGCGCGTCCCCCACCAGGCACCCAAGGCACTCGCGCCcgcgatggtgatgccgtcggcgttgacAGACAGTCGGTAGCCCTCGGCCGTATGGCGCCCGGCCGCGTCCTTGAACTGAgagccgtcgtcatcgatgGTCACGAAGATGGAGTTGGGCGCCGGTCGAGTGTCTCGAACCACGGGCACGTCTATCCCGAGGCTTGACTTGAGATCTTCCTTGAAGGTGCGGGTGAAGTCTTCAAGCGTGGGGGGGATGAGCGTCTGGCCCGTCTTGTCGACCGCCTGagcatggcgggcgtcgaggactATGCTCTTGACGTGCTGGAGAGAGAACTGTCCGTGCTTGCAGTTGAACGGTATGGTCGGGATCGTGAGGAAGCATCCATTCACTATAAAATGTTTACATCAGTAATGTCCAGAGATCGCGACGTCATGTAGTAGAATGGCTGGTGACGACGGACCGACGCTCGTGATGGCAATCAAGCCGGCAGCCAGACTTGCTCTCATCTTGCACGAATTAGACACTACTGGCGCATGAGCCACAGTCCGCCCCTGTTTGACGCCATGAGATGCAGTTATATATGTACATGGactggtgctgctggtcaATCGTGCCGATCCTGCGTGTTCATCTCAAGGTTACATCTGATAGCAGGCCGGAGCCCGGCATCGTGCCGGGGCCGCTTCCGGGCTGTGCGTACAAGGCTGCGGATGCCAGACACCACCGCGGCATTAAGTCAACGGTCTATGCTGCCTTAAGGCGCTACGGTCGATGTGACATTTGCGCTATTAAGTATTCTACGCCTCATTGTAACCATGACGACCCTACGGATATCTGTCCTCGCAGGTCTAAAGCTGGATCCATCCGAGTTGTTTATCTTGCATCTCGAGACGTCGACTCAATTATAGGTTCGAGAATAGAGACACCAAGTTCCGGCCTGCGCGGAATTAATcccagctgctgcagggcgccgccgtgtcaTTTTGACTTGTCGTTATCTCGCCCAAAGATACAAAGATGCGTCTGGCAATATTTCTCTGTGCCGATTCCGATTTGAGGCCGCTCACGGAGACCAGACTGATCAACGGGACAGCATATGAGCACCCAAAACGCAAGCAAACAGCATTGGGACCGCTTCCACGGTCCAGAGCATCCGACGGATGTAATCCCTCGAACTTCAACCGGCTTCGACTGGGAGGGGGAACCAGCGGGGTGCATCGCGGGGTAGCGAGCGCAGCACCCATGTCACGGTCTTCAACAGTCGGCAAAAGGACCGATGGCCCTATTCGTGGAATCGTGCATCTCCACATACGCTGACGATTGGTTTGTGTCGATCGCGGGAGCAAGTCGGACGAGTGTGTGCGCACGGAGTCTCGCCCCATCACCTATGTAACGTAGTGAACATTCTCCAAAT contains the following coding sequences:
- a CDS encoding Beta-N-acetylhexosaminidase (COG:G~SECRETED:SignalP(1-18~SECRETED:cutsite=VNG-CF~SECRETED:prob=0.7251)~CAZy:GH20~EggNog:ENOG503NXJM) — protein: MRASLAAGLIAITSVVNGCFLTIPTIPFNCKHGQFSLQHVKSIVLDARHAQAVDKTGQTLIPPTLEDFTRTFKEDLKSSLGIDVPVVRDTRPAPNSIFVTIDDDGSQFKDAAGRHTAEGYRLSVNADGITIAGASALGAWWGTRSVLQTAALNDKNVAHGEGVDAPGWAYRGIMLDGGRHFYPPDFIVEMCAYLSFFKQNTLQLHMSDNLNNYPQRYSRERTMSLYSAFRPWSDDPAVAGLNDRRNESYTRDELDDLQRRCARRGVTVVPEIEAPGHALAIVKWRNQIGLEDLSMLNITHPDTIPTMKTIWKTFLPWFHSKVVHIGADEYDEALVADYTYFVNEMASFIKEESGKDMRIWGTFTPKQGANVSKDVVIQHWSSRMDNALFDFVNNGYQVLNADNSFYVVNKYSASYPPPLKKSQAFKGGNPATGGPFSPNIFDVKNATNNPPRDSAAVQGHLVALWNDWGPNGTTVLEAYRTLRDVPALGDKQWGGELTEDQYDGIIDALRAVVPGQNLERTVPSKTDVVLDYRFSNCGKDSTFVRDRSGNDYHGRIHGEGCKINGSTLSFSGRCHIETPLKSKGRDYTLSFSVKPSSANKEGTLFTGPDSTLLSASADAAGNVTMVSGGEHYALNYSLPVDTWTSVSLVGKGNRTFLSVLSGREPQKMEFLTRLGIWGQRFVWAPMAFEAPLARIGEGFVGEMRNITLRSSA